ATGGCAGTTCGATATGCCAACCTGCTCGGAGTAGAAAGCAAGCTTGGGATATATTCAAATCGCGGGACAAGCGGGATTGATGGTTGCGTAAGCACAGCTGTTGGTGCTGCCCTGGTAAACTCCGTACCGACATTGTTGCTAGTAGGAGATGTAACATTTTTATATGACCGGAATGGATTATTGATCCGATCGCTTCCCCAAAATCTGAAAATTGTTGTACTCAATAATGCAGGGGGGAATATATTCAGGATGATCGATGGACCAGCCGGTCTGCCTGAGTTAGATGACTATTTTGAAACGCGTCACGCCTTTACGGCCAGGCGAACGTGCGAAGATTCTAATATTACATATTTCGAAGTTCGTGAGATATCTGCACTTCAAGAAGCAGTAACAGAGTTTCTAAAATCAGAGACAATCAGTTTGCTGGAAGTATTCACACAGGCGGAGGATAATGACCGCGCATGGAAAGCATTACGTTCGGGAATACAAATAGCAGACTAGCGGCAATTGCTTTTGGCTGCCACTATTGCCAGTGAATCTTTCAGGATAATACCCTGTTTCCAGATATTACAGGCCTCAACCGGTTGTTGATTCTGAAGATAAGCCTGGCCGGTCAAACCGTAGAGCATTTCCACCGGCTCGGCAATTTCAATTGCTTTCAGATAGTTTTCCAGCGCTTCAGCGTATTTATGTTTTTGGAAATAATAGATTCCAAGATTGCGGTAAGCATAACCGTTCTCAGGAATTTTTTCAAGGGACTTTTCAATCAGCTTTTTGCCCTCTTCAGCCGATCCGGTGTTGAGTAATACATATCCTTTGTTATTTAAAGAATAAGCATCGTCCGGTGTCCGGTTAAGTACCTGATCAAAACAAGCTAATGCGGCTTTCCAATCCTTCTCCCTTGACAGGAGTAGCCCCAGGTTATTGAGTGCCTGCGGATGTGAAGGTTCCAAAGTCAAAGCAGACTGAAAATCAAGCTTAGCGGCAGGGTAGGCCCGCATTCGATAATAGAGCGCTCCCCGGTTCACATAGGCCTCTACGTTCGCTTTATTCAGGCTTATTGCCCGGTCATATTGGGCAATAGCAGATTGATCATTCCCCAACGCTCCGAGTACGTTTCCTTTTACCAAAAAAAACCGAGTCGAATCCTTGTACTCCTTTTCGATTGCGCTGAGATCCGCTAATGATTCGGTGAAGCGGCCTAACTCAAAGCCTGCTTCTGACCGAACGAGATTTGCTTGTAAAAGACTTGGGTCGATACGAATCGCTTCTGTTAAAATCTCAAAGGCATCATCTGCCTTGCCTGTTTTTAATAAAGTTATCCCTTTGTTAAGATAGGCGTCTGAAAAATCTGCATTTTTGGCAATTGCTTCGTCATATAGGCGCAGCGCTTCGGCATAGTTATTTTGGGTAAGGGCTTTGTTGGCTTTTAAAAAGAAATCCGCTGCATCTTTCTTGTCCTGACCACCACAGCCGGCTAATATTAAAGCTAAAAATAATAGTACTAAAAGATTTTTGTTTGTAGCAATCATGCTTTGGAGTCAATAAAGGGATATTATGAGATATATTAAAGATATTGCCAACTCTGAATTTAAAATAGGGGTATATCAATGGAACAATAAGTACATTGTCAAGATCGAATCCGGATTGTTTGAACAAACCTACAAAATAGACGATTACGAAGTCCAAAATATTGAAGAGTTGGAAACATGTATAGACACAGTATTCATGGATTCGGTGAGAGACAAGTTCGAGGGAATGCAACGTGATTTTTTTGGCTCTTTGAAACGCAACAATGTTTTATTTTGAGTCTTTGAAAATACGTCCACAGGTCAGCATTTATACGGTTTTAAGGCGCGTTTCGTTAAGTAGCAAACAATTTCAGGCGGTAATTGTGTGCACAGGTAATCTTATATAAAGATATGGTCCATCGCAGTAAATTCATTCAAAAATCCACCAACTCAGCTTATATGGTATTAAAATGTAGCGCCTCGGCGTTCGGATTGCTTTTATGTGCCGGTACGTCTTACGTATCAGCTCAAAATACGCTTAGTATTACCGAGCCTGAGGCTCATTTCAGGAATGGACTCGAGTATTATGAGAAGTCCAACTATGTTGCAGCCAGACAGGAATTCGGGGAATTTCTTCAAACGCAGGATAAAC
This Dyadobacter sp. UC 10 DNA region includes the following protein-coding sequences:
- a CDS encoding tetratricopeptide repeat protein — its product is MIATNKNLLVLLFLALILAGCGGQDKKDAADFFLKANKALTQNNYAEALRLYDEAIAKNADFSDAYLNKGITLLKTGKADDAFEILTEAIRIDPSLLQANLVRSEAGFELGRFTESLADLSAIEKEYKDSTRFFLVKGNVLGALGNDQSAIAQYDRAISLNKANVEAYVNRGALYYRMRAYPAAKLDFQSALTLEPSHPQALNNLGLLLSREKDWKAALACFDQVLNRTPDDAYSLNNKGYVLLNTGSAEEGKKLIEKSLEKIPENGYAYRNLGIYYFQKHKYAEALENYLKAIEIAEPVEMLYGLTGQAYLQNQQPVEACNIWKQGIILKDSLAIVAAKSNCR